A single genomic interval of Prunus dulcis chromosome 5, ALMONDv2, whole genome shotgun sequence harbors:
- the LOC117627942 gene encoding protein PAM68, chloroplastic, with translation MAAIAGLSSWSSKPSPISPSQHQASSSKISINPWTFSITNSLKEITKTHYPISTTDQNQKFFSPSTHLNATLRSPRGFGPSPKKKKKTKKNTNQDNDSDEDEDDDEDEEEDEREEGVIPEIVTNRMIGRMGFTVGVPLFLGLLFFPFFYYLKVGLKIDVPTWVPFIVSFVFFGTALFGVSYGIVSSSWDPLREGSLLGWNEAQKNWPVFWQSLRGGSKKD, from the exons ATGGCTGCAATTGCAGGGCTATCTTCATGGTCATCCAAGCCCTCTCCAATTAGTCCATCGCAACACCAAGCATCATCTAGTAAG ATTAGTATTAACCCTTGGACTTTCTCCATCACCAACAGTTtgaaagaaataacaaaaacccacTACCCAATCTCTACAACAGACCAAAACCAGAAGTTTTTTTCTCCCTCCACACACTTAAATGCAACCTTGCGGAGCCCAAGAGGCTTTGGCCCTtccccaaagaaaaagaaaaagaccaaGAAGAACACTAACCAAGACAATGACAgcgatgaagatgaagatgacgATGAGGACGAGGAAGAGGACGAGCGGGAGGAAGGCGTAATACCGGAGATCGTGACAAACAGGATGATTGGGAGGATGGGGTTCACAGTTGGGGTACCATTGTTTCTGGGGCTCTTGTTCTTCCCATTCTTCTACTACTTGAAAGTTGGCTTGAAAATAGATGTGCCCACTTGGGTGCCCTTCATAgtgtcgtttgtgttctttggGACGGCCCTTTTTGGGGTCAGCTATGGGATTGTGTCCTCCAGTTGGGATCCTTTGAGGGAAGGCTCCCTCTTGGGTTGGAATGAGGCTCAGAAGAATTGGCCTGTGTTTTGGCAGTCCCTTCGCGGTGGATCTAAAAAGGACTAA